A region of Proteiniborus sp. DW1 DNA encodes the following proteins:
- the fusA gene encoding elongation factor G, which produces MPREFSLEKTRNIGIMAHIDAGKTTTTERILFYTGRTHKIGETHEGSATMDWMEQEQERGITITSAATTAQWNGHRINIIDTPGHVDFTVEVERSLRVLDGAVAVFCAKGGVEPQSETVWRQADKYHVPRMAFVNKMDTTGADFFRAVEMMKERLKANAVPIQIPIGSESDFKGIIDIINMQARIYKDELGKEYEIIDVPADMLDTVKEYREALVEAVAEEDEELMMKYLEGEEVSVEEIKKALRSATIACKVTPVLCGSAYRNRGIQPLLDAVVDYMPAPIDVPHITGVKPGSEDVEERISSDDEPFAALAFKIMADPYVGKLAFFRVYSGILESGSYVLNSTKNKKERIGRILQMHANKREELDRVYAGDIAAAVGLKDTATGDTLCAESHPIILESMEFPEPVIRVAIEPKSKASQDKMGVALAKLAEEDPTFKAYTDQETGQTIIAGMGELHLEIIVDRLLREFKVEANVGSPQVAYKETITKEVEVEAKYARQSGGRGQYGHVKIKMEPRQPGEGYEFVNKIVGGAIPKEYIPAVDNGIQEAMQNGVLAGYEVLDFRVTLYDGSYHEVDSSEMAFKIAGSMAFKDGMKKANPVILEPYMKVEVVMPEEYMGDVIGDLNSRRGRIEGMESRNGLQVVRGFVPLAEMFGYATDLRSKTQGRGTYTMQFDHYEAVPNNLAEKIINK; this is translated from the coding sequence AACTCGAAATATTGGTATTATGGCTCACATAGATGCAGGAAAAACAACTACTACTGAAAGAATCCTATTCTATACAGGTAGAACACATAAAATAGGCGAAACCCACGAAGGTTCCGCTACGATGGATTGGATGGAGCAAGAACAGGAAAGAGGAATCACAATAACTTCTGCAGCAACTACGGCTCAATGGAATGGTCATAGGATAAATATAATAGATACACCAGGACACGTTGATTTTACCGTTGAGGTAGAAAGATCTCTTCGTGTTCTCGATGGCGCAGTAGCAGTTTTTTGTGCAAAAGGCGGTGTGGAGCCACAATCAGAAACAGTATGGCGTCAAGCTGACAAGTACCATGTTCCACGTATGGCTTTTGTAAACAAAATGGACACTACAGGTGCAGATTTCTTTAGAGCAGTTGAAATGATGAAGGAAAGATTAAAAGCTAATGCTGTTCCTATACAAATACCAATAGGTTCAGAAAGTGACTTCAAGGGTATCATTGACATAATCAATATGCAAGCAAGAATATACAAGGATGAGCTTGGAAAAGAGTATGAAATAATAGATGTTCCAGCGGATATGTTAGATACAGTAAAAGAATATAGAGAGGCTTTAGTAGAAGCTGTAGCAGAAGAAGATGAAGAGCTAATGATGAAATACCTAGAAGGTGAAGAGGTAAGTGTTGAAGAAATAAAGAAAGCCTTAAGAAGTGCTACAATTGCTTGTAAAGTAACTCCAGTTTTATGTGGTTCAGCATATAGAAATAGAGGTATTCAACCACTTCTAGATGCAGTAGTTGATTACATGCCAGCTCCTATTGATGTACCACACATAACAGGAGTTAAACCAGGTTCAGAAGATGTTGAAGAAAGAATTTCATCAGATGATGAGCCTTTTGCAGCTCTAGCATTTAAAATAATGGCAGACCCTTATGTAGGTAAACTTGCTTTTTTTAGAGTTTACTCTGGGATATTGGAATCAGGATCATATGTATTAAACTCAACAAAAAACAAAAAAGAAAGAATAGGCCGTATACTACAAATGCATGCCAATAAGAGAGAAGAATTGGATAGGGTTTATGCAGGAGATATTGCTGCGGCAGTAGGGCTTAAAGATACTGCAACTGGAGATACCCTCTGTGCAGAAAGTCATCCTATTATACTTGAATCCATGGAATTCCCAGAGCCAGTTATTAGAGTTGCTATAGAGCCTAAATCTAAAGCCAGCCAAGACAAGATGGGAGTAGCTTTAGCTAAATTAGCAGAGGAAGATCCAACATTTAAAGCTTATACTGACCAAGAAACTGGTCAAACAATAATAGCAGGAATGGGTGAGTTGCACTTAGAAATTATTGTTGACAGACTTCTTAGAGAATTTAAAGTAGAAGCTAATGTAGGTAGCCCACAGGTTGCATATAAAGAGACTATAACTAAAGAGGTTGAAGTAGAAGCTAAATATGCAAGACAATCTGGTGGACGTGGACAATATGGACACGTAAAAATTAAGATGGAACCAAGACAACCAGGAGAAGGCTATGAGTTTGTCAATAAAATTGTTGGGGGAGCTATTCCAAAAGAGTATATACCAGCTGTAGACAATGGTATTCAAGAAGCTATGCAAAACGGTGTGCTTGCTGGATATGAGGTTCTTGACTTTAGAGTAACTCTATATGATGGATCATACCATGAGGTTGACTCATCAGAAATGGCATTTAAGATTGCAGGTTCGATGGCATTTAAAGATGGTATGAAAAAAGCAAATCCTGTAATACTTGAACCATATATGAAGGTTGAAGTTGTAATGCCAGAAGAGTATATGGGAGACGTAATTGGTGACCTTAACTCAAGAAGAGGTAGAATCGAAGGTATGGAATCAAGAAATGGTCTACAAGTTGTAAGAGGATTTGTGCCCCTAGCAGAAATGTTTGGATACGCAACTGATCTTCGTTCAAAAACTCAAGGTCGTGGAACATATACAATGCAGTTTGACCATTATGAAGCAGTTCCAAATAATTTAGCTGAGAAAATTATAAATAAATAA
- a CDS encoding GTP-binding protein — protein MAKAKFERNKPHVNIGTIGHVDHGKTTLTAAITAVLSKRYGTGEFIDYANIDKAPEERERGITISTSH, from the coding sequence ATGGCAAAAGCAAAATTTGAAAGAAATAAGCCACACGTAAATATTGGAACAATAGGACACGTTGACCACGGTAAAACAACATTAACAGCTGCAATAACAGCAGTACTAAGCAAAAGATACGGCACAGGTGAATTCATTGACTATGCAAATATAGACAAAGCACCAGAAGAAAGAGAAAGAGGAATTACAATATCAACATCACAT